Within bacterium, the genomic segment CATCTGATCAAAAGCGTCCAATCCAAAAGCGATCATGCCTTTCACCCGGATGGGCTCTTCCACCTGATAGCGTCCCGGGGACACGCGGCGGGGCTGCACCACCCAAGGCCGCAGATCGCCCTGCACGCGCGAATCAGCCGATAAAGGGGTCACGGAAATTTTCCGTACAATGGGCGCCGCCTTGTCGTGCACAACATAGCCTCTTGCAAAGGGGTTGATCGGCCGTGAGGCCTTGTCGCGCAGCTCAAAATGCAAATGGGGATGGCCGACGCCGCTTTCGCCGGTGTAGCCGATAAGATCTCCCTTTTTCACCGGGAATTGATCCTGATCAGGAAAGAGGGTGATCGAGTAACGGCCCCGGGCCTCCTGCTTCCGCTCTACAACCTCCTGGACCGCGGGGGCGAATTGGGATAGATGGCCATAGACCGCGGTCTCGCCGGTGTCCAGCGTCTGGTACAGAACGCGGCCGTAGCCAAAGGGCGAAACCTGAATGCGCGAGAGATAACCGGATCGAACGGCGAACACCTTATACCCGGTTCGGCCCCAGGTCTTTACATCAATGCCGGCATGAAATCGGTTTTCACGCGACTCAGCGAAGGAAGAGGTCAGCACTCTGCCTGCATCGGTCGGCCAAAGATAGTCCTGACCGCCGGCCGGTTGGATCAACAACAAAGCGATAAAAAAAAATCGAACGCTCATGGTCTTCCGTTTAAAGTAGAAACAACTAGAGTGCATCCAGCACTGCGGCCAGCTGCCCGGTTTGCAGGCGGCGATCGTAGCGATTGATAAAGTCCTTCTTGGGTTGAAACCATGAACACTGGTTTTGACACAGAGCACTCATGGCCTGCGCGCACTCGACCGGGTCATCAGGCGCGCACAGCCGGGCGGCGCCGCTTTTCAGCAGCACCTCGGCCGTGTCTGGCACATCGGTCAATGCCAAAATGGGTTTTCCGCTGGCGAGATACTCCCATGTTTTACCCGGAATAAAATGGGCGTTATCAGCACCACGGGCCACCAGCAACAGCGCTTGGCTGTTCATCAGCCGCTGCAACGCCTTGCGGTGGCTTGTATAGCCGCAATGGCTTACATGATCCGCCAATCCCAGCTCTGCCACCTGTCGGTTCAGTTTTCCCGTGGCATCCAATCCAACGAACAAAAGACGGATGCGCTCATAGACAGCCGGTTCCTTTCGTCTGATCCAGTCCAGCGCCCGCAGCACCACCGTGGGATCACTGAAGCGGGTGACAGAACCGCAATGACAAAAGGTGAAGAATGAATCGGCAGCCTGACTGGACGGAAAATCCTCTGGATCAAAACCATTGGGAATCAGATGAATTTTCGCCGACCCGGCAAGCGGGGCCTTTAGTTGATCGGCGATGCCCTGGCTCACTGCCAGCACTGCATC encodes:
- a CDS encoding M23 family metallopeptidase → MSVRFFFIALLLIQPAGGQDYLWPTDAGRVLTSSFAESRENRFHAGIDVKTWGRTGYKVFAVRSGYLSRIQVSPFGYGRVLYQTLDTGETAVYGHLSQFAPAVQEVVERKQEARGRYSITLFPDQDQFPVKKGDLIGYTGESGVGHPHLHFELRDKASRPINPFARGYVVHDKAAPIVRKISVTPLSADSRVQGDLRPWVVQPRRVSPGRYQVEEPIRVKGMIAFGLDAFDQM
- a CDS encoding glycosyltransferase family 4 protein, producing MKKLLMLCYYFPPLGMGGVQRPAKFAKYLQCYGWQPTVVTVEPIAYWAQDPELLHELSSLRIIRTESLDPQRLWQKYTPSTPSAAAPLSGAPSVARRVLEQAMAFCLMPDSKILWKRPLLRRIQRLLQEESFDALYTTSPPHSVHLIGRRIARRYGLKWVADFRDSWAGGVVVREPTRVHREWNRWLQQAVLKQADAVLAVSQGIADQLKAPLAGSAKIHLIPNGFDPEDFPSSQAADSFFTFCHCGSVTRFSDPTVVLRALDWIRRKEPAVYERIRLLFVGLDATGKLNRQVAELGLADHVSHCGYTSHRKALQRLMNSQALLLVARGADNAHFIPGKTWEYLASGKPILALTDVPDTAEVLLKSGAARLCAPDDPVECAQAMSALCQNQCSWFQPKKDFINRYDRRLQTGQLAAVLDAL